In Capillimicrobium parvum, a genomic segment contains:
- a CDS encoding SpoIIE family protein phosphatase, with protein sequence MSDALPRPSVLLVDDRPENLVALQATLSPLDCDLVTASSGAEALRHLLDADFAAILLDVQMPELDGFETARYIKQRERTRDIPIIFVTAISKEREHVFRGYEAGAVDYVFKPYDPELLRSKVAVFVELWRAGRRLRESEALQRAMFDSAPIGMARLDAGGRIAAVNRALRDTLGRDEADLIGRTLDELTHPEDRGLDAGRRAELLDGGRGRYDVEKRLLRGDGRPTPALLSHSVVSTADAEPALLVQVQDLAERKRAERQRELLIREQAARVQAEAVSQRLRAIQRIVDAALAPLPLDRLLAELLRRMTEVLGVDTAAMVLCEEDDRHVIVQAAEGVDVAVRRVEFDPAPGGLVQRVVHHREPVVIDDVAQAVELGADLGGQAVTSVLAVPLLLEESVMGTLIVGTLFGRSFSPSDVSLLQVAADRATLAIERARLFEREHQIAQQLQRALLPERLPSVPGLRLAARYLPGGAGTKVGGDWYDALALPGGRLALVMGDVAGRGVIAAATMGQLRSALRAYALEDVGPAEVLTRLNRFQMLLAEDSMATVVLLVLDPQSGTVRYANAGHPPPILLDGDHEPVFLDGARSTPLGALDDALYTEATAELGPGTTVVLYTDGLVERRGSTLDEGFARLRDVLAAGGHEPEELCEAILGGALGAATSSDDVTFVVANSPVTLGSSVALALPGEAGGLASLRTMLRRWLVEQDAGEQEVHAVTMATNEAVQNAIEHAHGLTRAPFEVQLERDGDDVVVSVRDRGRWHEGSSDDRGRGLPLMRALMDEVEIDALPNGTTVRMRRRVVS encoded by the coding sequence ATGAGCGACGCGCTGCCGCGGCCGAGCGTCCTGCTCGTCGACGACCGGCCGGAGAACCTCGTCGCGCTGCAGGCGACGCTCTCGCCGCTGGACTGCGACCTCGTGACCGCCTCGTCCGGGGCGGAGGCGCTGCGCCACCTCCTCGACGCCGACTTCGCCGCGATCCTGCTGGACGTCCAGATGCCGGAGCTCGACGGCTTCGAGACCGCCCGCTACATCAAGCAGCGCGAGCGCACGCGCGACATCCCGATCATCTTCGTGACCGCGATCTCCAAGGAGCGCGAGCACGTCTTCCGCGGCTACGAGGCGGGCGCGGTCGACTACGTGTTCAAGCCGTACGACCCCGAGCTGCTGCGCTCGAAGGTGGCGGTGTTCGTCGAGCTGTGGCGCGCGGGACGGCGCCTGCGCGAGAGCGAGGCGCTGCAGCGGGCCATGTTCGACTCGGCGCCGATCGGCATGGCCCGGCTCGACGCGGGGGGCCGGATCGCCGCGGTCAACCGCGCGCTGCGCGACACGCTGGGGCGCGACGAGGCCGACCTGATCGGCCGGACGCTCGACGAGCTCACCCATCCGGAGGACCGCGGGCTCGACGCCGGCCGGCGCGCGGAGCTGCTGGATGGCGGGCGGGGCCGGTACGACGTGGAGAAGCGGCTGCTGCGCGGCGACGGGCGGCCGACGCCGGCGCTGCTGAGCCACTCGGTCGTGTCGACGGCGGACGCGGAGCCCGCGCTGCTGGTCCAGGTCCAGGACCTCGCCGAGCGCAAGCGGGCCGAGCGCCAGCGCGAGCTGCTCATCCGCGAGCAGGCGGCGCGCGTGCAGGCCGAGGCGGTCTCGCAGCGGCTGCGGGCGATCCAGCGGATCGTGGACGCCGCGCTGGCGCCGCTGCCGCTCGACCGGCTGCTGGCCGAGCTGCTGCGGCGCATGACCGAGGTGCTCGGGGTCGACACGGCGGCGATGGTGCTCTGCGAGGAGGACGACCGCCACGTGATCGTCCAGGCCGCCGAGGGCGTCGACGTCGCCGTGCGGCGGGTGGAGTTCGACCCCGCGCCGGGCGGACTGGTCCAGCGCGTGGTGCACCATCGCGAGCCGGTCGTCATCGACGACGTCGCGCAGGCCGTGGAGCTGGGCGCCGACCTCGGCGGTCAGGCCGTGACCTCCGTGCTCGCCGTCCCGCTGCTGCTCGAGGAGTCGGTCATGGGGACGCTCATCGTCGGCACGCTGTTCGGCCGCTCCTTCAGCCCGTCCGACGTGAGCCTGCTGCAGGTCGCGGCCGACCGCGCCACGCTGGCGATCGAGCGTGCCCGGCTGTTCGAGCGCGAGCACCAGATCGCCCAGCAGCTGCAGCGCGCACTGCTGCCCGAGCGGCTGCCGAGCGTGCCGGGCCTGCGGCTCGCGGCGCGCTACCTGCCGGGTGGCGCGGGGACCAAGGTCGGGGGCGACTGGTACGACGCGCTCGCCCTGCCCGGCGGGCGCCTGGCGCTCGTCATGGGCGACGTCGCGGGCCGCGGCGTGATCGCCGCGGCGACGATGGGCCAGCTGCGCAGCGCGCTGCGCGCGTATGCCCTCGAGGACGTTGGACCGGCCGAGGTGCTCACGCGCCTGAACCGCTTCCAGATGCTCCTCGCCGAGGACTCGATGGCGACCGTCGTGCTGCTGGTGCTCGACCCCCAGTCCGGCACCGTGCGCTACGCGAACGCCGGCCACCCGCCGCCGATCCTGCTCGACGGCGACCACGAGCCGGTCTTCCTGGACGGCGCGCGCAGCACGCCGCTCGGCGCGCTCGACGACGCCCTCTACACCGAGGCGACGGCCGAGCTGGGGCCGGGGACCACCGTCGTGCTCTACACGGACGGGCTGGTGGAGCGGCGCGGCTCGACCCTCGACGAGGGGTTCGCCCGGCTGCGCGACGTGCTCGCCGCCGGCGGCCATGAGCCGGAGGAGCTGTGCGAGGCGATCCTCGGCGGCGCCCTCGGTGCGGCGACGTCGTCGGACGACGTGACGTTCGTCGTCGCCAACAGCCCCGTGACGCTCGGTTCGAGCGTGGCGCTCGCACTGCCTGGCGAGGCCGGCGGGCTGGCGAGCCTGCGCACGATGCTGCGCCGCTGGCTCGTCGAGCAGGACGCCGGCGAGCAGGAGGTGCACGCGGTGACGATGGCGACGAACGAGGCGGTCCAGAACGCGATCGAGCATGCGCACGGCCTGACCCGCGCGCCGTTCGAGGTGCAGCTCGAGCGCGACGGCGACGACGTCGTGGTCAGCGTGCGCGACCGGGGCCGCTGGCACGAGGGCTCGAGCGACGACCGCGGGCGGGGGCTGCCGCTCATGCGCGCCCTCATGGACGAGGTCGAGATCGACGCGCTGCCGAACGGCACGACGGTGCGGATGCGCCGCCGCGTTGTGAGCTAG
- a CDS encoding chemotaxis protein CheB has protein sequence MVDLVVIGASWGGLRALRAVLAPLTPDFPAPILIVQHRSDEESALAELLARTCALTVREAEDKDRLQAGTVLLAPHGYHLLVEGDEAILSVDDPVRFSRPSIDVLLESAAEHGDRAVGVVLTGANADGAAGLAAIRRRGGIAIVQDPQSAERPQMPRAALAAVPDAQVRPLEQIGPELMRICAPSTARPGAA, from the coding sequence ATGGTCGACCTCGTCGTCATCGGCGCGTCGTGGGGTGGGCTGCGCGCCCTGCGGGCCGTGCTCGCCCCGCTCACGCCGGACTTCCCCGCGCCGATCCTCATCGTCCAGCACCGCAGCGATGAGGAGAGCGCGCTGGCCGAGCTCCTCGCCCGCACGTGCGCGCTGACCGTGCGGGAGGCCGAGGACAAGGACCGGCTGCAGGCCGGCACCGTCCTGCTTGCGCCGCACGGCTACCACCTGCTCGTCGAGGGCGACGAGGCCATCCTCAGCGTCGACGACCCGGTGCGCTTCAGCCGGCCGTCGATCGACGTGCTCCTCGAGAGCGCGGCCGAGCACGGCGACCGGGCGGTCGGGGTCGTGCTCACGGGGGCGAACGCCGACGGGGCGGCGGGCCTGGCGGCGATCCGCCGCCGCGGCGGCATCGCGATCGTTCAGGACCCCCAGTCCGCCGAGCGCCCGCAGATGCCGCGGGCGGCCCTCGCCGCGGTCCCGGACGCGCAGGTTCGCCCGCTCGAGCAGATCGGCCCGGAGCTCATGCGCATCTGCGCGCCCTCGACGGCGCGGCCGGGTGCGGCATGA
- a CDS encoding CheR family methyltransferase: MPSTADDPDGLELELLLEAVHRRYGLDFRGYATASLRRRVWRRVTLEGLQTVTGLTDRILHDPRVLERLLKDLSINVTEMFRDPSFHGALREAAIPLLRTYPFVRVWNAGCSTGEEAYSLAIALHEAGLLERSRIYATDMNEGALAQARTGSFPLERMQVYTENYQRAGGARSLSEYYVARGASAVFDPMLARNMVFAHHNLVSDRSFNEFHLIVCRNVMIYFGRELQRHVHELFLDSLVPLGLLGLGRKEAIQPPEIAACYQPLVASEKLFRRRT, translated from the coding sequence GTGCCCTCCACCGCCGACGATCCGGACGGGCTCGAGCTCGAGCTGCTGCTCGAGGCCGTCCACCGGCGCTACGGGCTCGACTTCCGCGGCTACGCCACGGCGTCGCTGCGCCGGCGCGTGTGGCGGCGGGTCACGCTCGAGGGCCTGCAGACGGTGACGGGTCTGACCGACCGCATCCTGCACGACCCGCGCGTGCTCGAGCGGCTGCTGAAGGACCTGTCGATCAACGTCACCGAGATGTTCCGCGACCCGTCGTTCCACGGCGCGCTGCGCGAGGCGGCGATCCCGCTGCTGCGCACGTATCCGTTCGTGCGCGTCTGGAACGCCGGATGCTCCACCGGCGAGGAGGCCTATTCGCTGGCGATCGCCCTGCACGAGGCCGGCCTGCTCGAACGCTCGCGCATCTACGCGACGGACATGAACGAGGGCGCCCTGGCCCAGGCCCGCACCGGCAGCTTCCCGCTCGAGCGCATGCAGGTCTACACCGAGAACTACCAGCGCGCGGGCGGGGCGCGCTCGCTCTCGGAGTACTACGTCGCGCGCGGGGCCTCGGCCGTGTTCGATCCGATGCTCGCGCGCAACATGGTCTTCGCCCACCACAACCTCGTCTCGGACCGGTCGTTCAACGAGTTCCACCTGATCGTGTGCCGGAACGTCATGATCTACTTCGGACGGGAGCTCCAACGCCACGTGCACGAGCTGTTCCTCGACAGCCTGGTTCCCCTCGGCCTGCTGGGCCTGGGCCGCAAGGAGGCGATCCAGCCGCCTGAGATCGCCGCGTGCTACCAGCCGCTCGTCGCGTCCGAGAAGCTGTTCCGGCGGCGGACGTGA
- a CDS encoding HAMP domain-containing protein, with the protein MATRTRKQDAAAASAAAATNGDGPLTRDEQAIEQVIAALTAAAEGDFSVRLRARRRDQIGELQTRVNELLELNARQARELKRVSRVIGREGRMHERASLGPVAGGWAENTEAVNSLIDDLVRPTTEVARVIAAVADGDLNQKMALTIEGQPVKGEFTRIGTTVNTMVDQLSSFADEVTRVAKEVGTEGRLGGQAEVKGVSGTWRDLTESVNGMASNLTVQVRQIAQVTTAVANGDLSQKIAVEARGEVAELRDTINTMVDQLSSFADEVTRVAKEVGTEGRLGGQAEVKGVSGTWRELTENVNQLASNLTVQVRQISQVTRAVARGDLTQKITVEARGEVAELADTMNSMTDTLALFADQVTGVAREVGTEGILGGQAMVPGVAGTWKDLTDSVNGMASNLTSQVRQIAQVTTAVANGDLDQKVTVEAKGEVAALADTINSMTDTLRLFADQVTGVAREVGTEGILGGQAEVPGVAGTWKDLTESVNYMASNLTSQVRQIAQVTTAVANGDLSQQITVDARGEILELKRTINTMVQQLSSFADEVTRVAREVGTEGALGGQAEVEDVSGTWRDLTESVNGMASNLTSQVRNIAQVATAVARGDLSQKITVDAQGEILQLKNTLNVMVDQLSSFADEVTRVAREVGTDGRLGGQAEVKGVSGTWRELTENVNGMASNLTDQVRNIAVVTTAVANGDLSQKITVDARGEIAELRDTINTMVDQLRAFAAEVTRVAREVGTEGKLGGQAEVEGVSGTWRGLTENVNLMASNLTGQVRSIAQVTTAVANGDLSKKITVDAAGEIAELKDTINTMVDQLSSFADEVTRVAREVGTEGVLGGQAEVKDVSGTWRDLTENVNQLAGNLTSQVRNIAQVTTAVANGDLSQKITVDARGEILELKDTVNTMVDQLSSFSGEVTRVAREVGTDGMLGGQAEVEGVSGTWRGLTENVNQLAANLTTQVRAIADVSTAVTEGDLTRQITVDAAGELAELKDRINEMIANLRDTTQQNAEQDWLKTNLARISGAMQGQRDLGAVSRLVMSEVTPLVDAQHGAFFLNEDGDLRLIASYGYQRRKTLSNQFAFGEGLVGQAALEGKAILVSDAPPDYVKVTSGLGEAVPVNLIVLPILFEDQVIAVVELGSLHAFSDLHQSFLEQLAETTGVVLSNISANRRTEELLEESQRLAEELQSQQDELKRSNLELEQQAQSLKASEELLQTQQEELQQTNDELKDKAQLLEQQNRAIEEKNAEIERAREALEERAARLALSTKYKSEFLANMSHELRTPLNSLLILSKLLADNGHGNLTDEQVEFAHTIHTAGTDLLALISDILDLSKVEAGKMEVAPSHVPVADVLGAVERGFRPVAEQKELAFDLEVADDAPAALFTDEQRLAQVLRNLLSNAFKFTDSGLVGLRVAATDEVGYDGTPYAVAFTVSDTGIGIAGDKLRVIFESFQQADGTTSRRYGGTGLGLSISREIARLLGGEIRVRSVEGEGSAFTLLLPATYEPPSVAPEPERTAPAGMVEELLATVDAGERDGDGTPDGPTERAPRPVVGADDRGRIGPGDRVVLIVGDQDEAELTLAAAHAHDLKGIVAIGGPAGLALAHEQMPDAIVLAAPTGDAALLLDQLKHHPKTRHIPVCVVGEAEARPTALRAGAARFLERPASAAAVDAMLGELTDLLDRTSKRVLVVEDDEVARRSVAELIGGDDVDVAAVGSSEEALAALEESRFDCVVLDLKLPKATGFELLERIKEDPRHRDVPVIIHTGRALTRREETRLKRYADAIVVKDAGSPERLLDETALHLHRAPADLPDDSRRMLESLHQADSVLHGRKVLIVDDDVRNVFALTSVLESRGMVVVFAENGREGIEVLEANGDVDLVLMDLMMPEMDGYEAMTAIRSRPVRQGLPVIALTAKAMQGDRERSIAAGASDYITKPVDPDQLLSLMRVWLYR; encoded by the coding sequence ATGGCCACGCGAACCAGGAAGCAGGACGCGGCGGCGGCCTCGGCGGCCGCTGCCACCAACGGCGACGGACCGCTGACGCGCGACGAGCAGGCCATCGAACAGGTCATCGCCGCCCTGACGGCGGCCGCGGAGGGAGACTTCTCCGTGCGCCTGCGCGCGCGTCGCCGCGACCAGATCGGCGAGCTGCAGACCCGCGTCAACGAGCTCCTCGAGCTCAACGCCCGGCAGGCCCGGGAGCTCAAGCGCGTCTCGCGCGTCATCGGCCGCGAGGGCCGCATGCACGAGCGCGCGTCGCTGGGCCCGGTGGCCGGCGGCTGGGCGGAGAACACCGAGGCGGTCAACTCGCTCATCGACGACCTCGTCCGGCCCACCACCGAGGTCGCGCGCGTCATCGCCGCCGTCGCCGACGGCGACCTCAACCAGAAGATGGCGCTGACCATCGAGGGCCAGCCGGTCAAGGGCGAGTTCACCCGCATCGGCACGACGGTCAACACGATGGTCGACCAGCTCTCGTCGTTCGCCGACGAGGTGACCCGCGTGGCCAAGGAGGTCGGCACCGAGGGCCGCCTGGGCGGCCAGGCGGAGGTCAAGGGCGTCTCGGGGACGTGGCGCGACCTCACCGAGTCCGTCAACGGCATGGCGTCGAACCTCACCGTCCAGGTGCGCCAGATCGCCCAGGTCACCACGGCGGTCGCCAACGGCGACCTGTCCCAGAAGATCGCGGTCGAGGCGCGCGGCGAGGTCGCCGAGCTGCGCGACACGATCAACACGATGGTCGACCAGCTCTCGTCGTTCGCCGACGAGGTGACCCGCGTGGCCAAGGAGGTCGGCACCGAGGGCCGCCTGGGCGGCCAGGCGGAGGTCAAGGGCGTCTCGGGCACGTGGCGCGAGCTGACCGAGAACGTCAACCAGCTCGCCTCGAACCTGACCGTGCAGGTGCGCCAGATCTCGCAGGTCACCCGGGCCGTCGCCCGCGGCGACCTGACCCAGAAGATCACGGTCGAGGCGCGGGGCGAGGTGGCCGAGCTGGCCGACACGATGAACTCGATGACCGACACGCTGGCGCTGTTCGCCGACCAGGTCACCGGCGTCGCGCGCGAGGTCGGCACCGAGGGCATCCTCGGCGGCCAGGCGATGGTCCCCGGCGTCGCCGGAACGTGGAAGGACCTGACGGACTCGGTCAACGGCATGGCGTCGAACCTCACCAGCCAGGTCCGCCAGATCGCCCAGGTCACGACGGCCGTCGCCAACGGCGACCTCGACCAGAAGGTCACCGTCGAGGCCAAGGGCGAGGTCGCCGCGCTGGCCGACACGATCAACTCGATGACCGACACCCTGCGCCTGTTCGCCGACCAGGTGACGGGGGTCGCGCGCGAGGTCGGCACCGAGGGGATCCTCGGCGGGCAGGCCGAGGTGCCGGGCGTCGCGGGCACGTGGAAGGACCTGACCGAGTCGGTGAACTACATGGCGTCGAACCTGACCAGCCAGGTCCGCCAGATCGCCCAGGTGACCACCGCGGTGGCCAACGGCGACCTCTCCCAGCAGATCACGGTCGACGCCCGCGGGGAGATCCTCGAGCTCAAGCGCACGATCAACACGATGGTCCAGCAGCTGTCGTCGTTCGCCGACGAGGTGACGCGCGTCGCGCGCGAGGTGGGGACGGAGGGCGCGCTCGGCGGCCAGGCCGAGGTCGAGGACGTCTCGGGCACGTGGCGCGACCTCACCGAGTCCGTCAACGGCATGGCCTCGAACCTGACCAGCCAGGTGCGCAACATCGCCCAGGTCGCGACGGCGGTGGCGCGGGGCGACCTGAGCCAGAAGATCACGGTCGACGCGCAGGGCGAGATCCTGCAGCTGAAGAACACGCTGAACGTCATGGTCGACCAGCTGTCGTCGTTCGCCGACGAGGTGACGCGCGTCGCGCGCGAGGTCGGCACCGACGGGCGCCTCGGCGGACAAGCCGAGGTCAAGGGCGTCTCCGGGACGTGGCGCGAGCTGACCGAGAACGTCAACGGCATGGCGTCGAACCTCACCGACCAGGTGCGCAACATCGCCGTCGTCACGACCGCGGTGGCCAACGGCGACCTGTCGCAGAAGATCACGGTCGACGCCCGCGGCGAGATCGCCGAGCTGCGCGACACGATCAACACGATGGTCGACCAGCTGCGCGCGTTCGCGGCCGAGGTCACGCGCGTCGCGCGCGAGGTCGGCACGGAAGGCAAGCTCGGCGGACAGGCCGAGGTCGAGGGCGTCTCGGGCACCTGGCGGGGCCTCACGGAGAACGTGAACCTCATGGCCTCCAACCTCACGGGCCAGGTCCGCTCGATCGCCCAGGTCACGACCGCGGTGGCCAACGGCGACCTGAGCAAGAAGATCACCGTGGACGCCGCCGGCGAGATCGCCGAGCTCAAGGACACGATCAACACGATGGTCGACCAGCTCTCGTCGTTCGCCGACGAGGTCACGCGCGTCGCGCGCGAGGTCGGCACCGAGGGCGTGCTCGGCGGTCAGGCCGAGGTCAAGGACGTGTCCGGAACCTGGCGCGACCTCACCGAGAACGTCAACCAGCTCGCCGGCAACCTGACCAGCCAGGTCCGCAACATCGCCCAGGTCACGACCGCGGTGGCCAACGGCGACCTCTCCCAGAAGATCACCGTCGACGCGCGCGGCGAGATCCTCGAGCTCAAGGACACCGTCAACACGATGGTCGACCAGCTGTCCTCGTTCTCGGGCGAGGTCACGCGCGTGGCGCGCGAGGTCGGCACGGACGGCATGCTCGGCGGCCAGGCCGAGGTCGAGGGCGTGTCCGGCACGTGGCGCGGGCTGACGGAGAACGTCAACCAGCTCGCGGCGAACCTCACGACGCAGGTGCGCGCGATCGCCGACGTCTCGACCGCGGTGACCGAGGGTGACCTGACGCGCCAGATCACCGTCGACGCGGCCGGCGAGCTCGCCGAGCTCAAGGACCGCATCAACGAGATGATCGCCAACCTGCGCGACACGACGCAGCAGAACGCCGAGCAGGACTGGCTGAAGACGAATCTCGCCCGGATCTCCGGCGCGATGCAGGGCCAGCGCGACCTCGGCGCCGTCTCACGCCTGGTCATGTCGGAGGTCACGCCGCTCGTCGACGCCCAGCACGGCGCGTTCTTCCTCAACGAGGACGGCGACCTGCGCCTGATCGCCTCCTACGGCTACCAGCGGCGCAAGACCCTCTCCAACCAGTTCGCGTTCGGCGAGGGGCTCGTCGGGCAGGCGGCGCTCGAGGGCAAGGCGATCCTCGTCTCGGACGCGCCGCCGGACTACGTGAAGGTCACGTCGGGGCTGGGCGAGGCCGTGCCGGTCAACCTGATCGTCCTGCCGATCCTCTTCGAGGACCAGGTGATCGCGGTCGTCGAGCTGGGATCGCTGCACGCGTTCTCCGACCTGCACCAGTCGTTCCTCGAGCAGCTGGCCGAGACGACCGGCGTCGTGCTGTCGAACATCAGCGCCAACCGCCGCACGGAGGAGCTGCTGGAGGAGTCCCAGCGCCTGGCCGAGGAGCTGCAGTCCCAGCAGGACGAGCTCAAGCGCTCGAACCTCGAGCTCGAGCAGCAGGCGCAGTCGCTGAAGGCGTCCGAGGAACTGCTGCAGACCCAGCAGGAGGAGCTGCAGCAGACCAACGACGAGCTCAAGGACAAGGCGCAGCTGCTCGAGCAGCAGAACCGCGCGATCGAGGAGAAGAACGCCGAGATCGAGCGCGCCCGCGAGGCGCTCGAGGAGCGCGCCGCGCGGCTGGCGCTGTCGACGAAGTACAAGTCGGAGTTCCTGGCCAACATGAGCCACGAGCTGCGCACGCCGCTGAACTCGCTGCTCATCCTGTCCAAGCTGCTCGCCGACAACGGCCACGGCAACCTCACCGACGAGCAGGTCGAGTTCGCCCACACGATCCACACAGCGGGCACCGACCTGCTCGCGCTGATCTCCGACATCCTCGATCTCTCGAAGGTCGAGGCGGGCAAGATGGAGGTGGCGCCGAGCCACGTGCCGGTCGCCGACGTGCTCGGCGCGGTCGAGCGCGGCTTCCGGCCGGTCGCCGAGCAGAAGGAGCTCGCGTTCGACCTCGAGGTGGCCGACGACGCTCCGGCCGCGCTGTTCACCGACGAGCAGCGCCTGGCCCAGGTGCTGCGCAACCTGCTGTCCAACGCGTTCAAGTTCACGGACTCCGGGCTCGTCGGGCTCCGCGTCGCGGCGACCGACGAGGTCGGCTACGACGGCACGCCGTACGCGGTGGCGTTCACGGTCTCGGACACCGGCATCGGCATCGCCGGGGACAAGCTGCGCGTCATCTTCGAGTCCTTCCAGCAGGCCGACGGGACGACGAGCCGGCGCTACGGGGGCACGGGTCTGGGGCTGTCGATCAGCCGCGAGATCGCGCGGCTGCTCGGCGGGGAGATCCGTGTGCGCAGCGTCGAGGGGGAGGGCAGCGCGTTCACGCTGCTGCTGCCGGCGACCTACGAGCCGCCGTCCGTCGCCCCCGAGCCCGAGCGCACGGCCCCGGCCGGCATGGTCGAGGAGCTGCTGGCCACGGTGGACGCCGGCGAGCGCGACGGCGACGGCACGCCGGACGGGCCGACCGAGCGCGCGCCGCGCCCGGTCGTGGGCGCCGACGACCGCGGCCGCATCGGGCCGGGCGACCGCGTCGTGCTCATCGTCGGCGACCAGGACGAGGCGGAGCTCACCCTGGCGGCGGCCCACGCGCACGATCTGAAGGGGATCGTGGCGATCGGCGGCCCCGCCGGCCTGGCGCTCGCCCACGAGCAGATGCCCGACGCGATCGTCCTCGCGGCGCCGACCGGCGACGCCGCGCTGCTTCTCGACCAGCTCAAGCACCACCCGAAGACGCGGCACATCCCCGTCTGCGTCGTCGGCGAGGCCGAGGCGCGCCCGACGGCGCTGCGGGCCGGAGCGGCGCGGTTCCTGGAGCGCCCCGCATCGGCGGCGGCGGTCGACGCGATGCTCGGCGAGCTGACCGACCTGCTCGACCGCACGTCCAAGCGGGTCCTGGTCGTCGAGGACGACGAGGTCGCGCGGCGCTCGGTGGCCGAGCTGATCGGCGGCGACGACGTCGACGTCGCCGCGGTGGGGTCCAGCGAGGAGGCGCTCGCCGCGCTCGAGGAGTCGCGCTTCGACTGTGTCGTGCTCGACCTCAAGCTGCCGAAGGCAACGGGCTTCGAGCTCCTCGAGCGCATCAAGGAGGACCCCCGTCACCGCGACGTGCCGGTGATCATCCACACCGGTCGCGCGCTCACCCGGCGCGAGGAGACGCGCCTGAAGCGCTACGCCGACGCGATCGTCGTCAAGGACGCCGGCTCTCCCGAGCGCCTGCTCGACGAGACCGCGCTGCACCTGCACCGTGCGCCGGCGGACCTGCCCGACGACAGCCGGCGCATGCTCGAGTCGCTGCACCAGGCCGACTCGGTGCTGCACGGGCGCAAGGTGCTGATCGTCGACGACGACGTGCGCAACGTGTTCGCGCTCACGAGCGTGCTCGAGAGCCGCGGCATGGTCGTCGTGTTCGCCGAGAACGGCCGCGAGGGCATCGAGGTGCTCGAGGCCAACGGCGACGTCGACCTCGTGCTGATGGACCTGATGATGCCCGAGATGGACGGCTACGAGGCGATGACGGCGATCCGCTCGCGGCCCGTGCGCCAGGGGCTGCCGGTCATCGCGCTGACCGCCAAGGCGATGCAGGGCGACCGCGAGCGGTCGATCGCCGCCGGCGCCTCGGACTACATCACCAAGCCCGTCGACCCCGATCAGCTGCTGTCGCTGATGCGCGTGTGGCTGTACCGCTAG
- a CDS encoding STAS domain-containing protein: MRSATDTFEVDLEARTGEVWVLPRGELDIDTADEMDHSLSIALASEAERVVIDLRGLDFLDSTGLRSIVSACMGPDGPRIELMPGSRSVQGVFNVSGLAAELSWRPDDGR; the protein is encoded by the coding sequence ATGCGATCAGCGACCGACACCTTCGAGGTGGATCTCGAGGCGCGCACGGGCGAGGTCTGGGTCCTGCCGCGCGGCGAGCTCGACATCGACACGGCCGACGAGATGGATCACAGCCTGAGCATCGCGCTGGCCAGCGAGGCCGAGCGCGTGGTCATCGACCTGCGTGGGCTCGACTTCCTCGACTCCACCGGACTGCGGTCCATCGTGAGCGCCTGCATGGGCCCCGACGGCCCGCGCATCGAGCTGATGCCCGGCTCGCGCAGCGTTCAGGGCGTCTTCAACGTCAGCGGCCTGGCGGCGGAGCTGAGCTGGCGTCCCGACGACGGACGATGA